The following proteins are encoded in a genomic region of Triticum dicoccoides isolate Atlit2015 ecotype Zavitan chromosome 1B, WEW_v2.0, whole genome shotgun sequence:
- the LOC119317709 gene encoding WAT1-related protein At5g64700-like, with protein sequence MAGGSKKPHVVAVAIQTINTGTFIVSKAAFDSGMNTYVFIFYRLAAATALLLPMALIDCACRRSRSTTSTPAQAMSCRLLFKFFIYALLGNTFTLNLYHASLKQTSATVASAATNSMPVVTFLLALVLGMETIKFHRRSGLGKLAGVALCLAGVLVVAFYAGPSIRPLAHHPVFPHMTQNVGNEVWIRGTFLLILSCTTWSLWIILQVPLLMEYPNKLMATAMQCMFSALQSFVVAVVVEKDFTKWKLGLDIGFLAVLYSAFLGTGALMYLQAWCAEMSGPVFVVMWNPLALVFTIFCSSLFLGEVVHLGSILGGFLLVGGLYSVLWAKSNEKKNKTLQVMPVKSQGQEDEATTQENREEAKLTSQV encoded by the exons ATGGCCGGCGGGAGCAAGAAGCCGCATGTGGTCGCTGTGGCAATCCAGACCATCAACACGGGCACCTTCATCGTCTCCAAGGCCGCCTTCGACAGTGGCATGAACACCTACGTCTTCATCTTCtaccgcctcgccgccgccaccgcgctccTCCTCCCAATGGCGCTTATCGACTGCGCTTGCCGCCGGAGCCGATCAACAACCTCAACACCAGCACAAGCGATGTCATGCCGGCTGCTTTTCAAGTTCTTCATATATGCCTTGCTCGG GAACACATTTACCCTCAACCTGTACCACGCGAGCCTGAAGCAGACCTCCGCAACGGTGGCTTCGGCAGCCACCAACTCCATGCCCGTCGTCACCTTCCTCCTCGCGCTGGTTCTGGGGATGGAGACAATCAAATTTCATAGGCGCTCTGGTTTAGGCAAGCTCGCAGGTGTAGCACTCTGCCTCGCCGGAGTGCTCGTCGTCGCCTTCTACGCCGGCCCGTCCATACGCCCCCTCGCCCATCACCCTGTCTTCCCTCACATGACGCAGAATGTCGGCAATGAAGTGTGGATCAGAGGCACATTCCTTCTCATCCTCTCTTGCACAACCTGGTCTCTCTGGATTATCTTGCAG GTTCCATTGCTCATGGAATATCCTAACAAGCTGATGGCTACCGCGATGCAATGCATGTTTAGTGCACTCCAGTCCTTTGTCGTCGCAGTGGTGGTAGAGAAGGACTTCACCAAATGGAAGCTTGGGCTAGACATTGGCTTCCTTGCGGTCCTCTACTCG GCCTTCTTGGGGACGGGTGCGTTGATGTACCTACAAGCATGGTGCGCGGAGATGAGTGGTCCGGTGTTTGTCGTGATGTGGAATCCATTGGCTTTGGTTTTCACTATATTTTGCTCATCATTGTTCCTCGGAGAAGTTGTCCACTTGGGGAG TATTTTGGGAGGGTTTCTTTTAGTTGGTGGTCTATATAGCGTGCTTTGGGCTAAAAGCAACGAAAAGAAAAATAAGACACTACAAGTGATGCCAGTGAAAAGTCAAGGTCAAGAAGATGAAGCGACAACACAGGAAAACCGCGAAGAGGCAAAACTAACATCACAAGTATAA